Within Xanthomonas oryzae pv. oryzae, the genomic segment TTGGCGGTGGTGCTGGCAGCCGCATGGTGCGTGCTGCGCTGGCGCCATGCGCGTGTCGTAAGGCAGTTCTCCACGCCTTTGGCATTGCCGTGATAGTGGCGCCGCGCGTCGCTGCGTTGCCTTTGCACGGTGAAGCAGCCCGTCGCTGCGGCATCGCACTTGCAGCGGTGATGGTCTGCACGCGTGGCGCGCATTTTGCGAGCGTGCACGCCCTGACCAGCGCCTCATTGGCAGTGTTTTTTCTGACCGGTGCGCTGCTGCGCCCGCGGAGGATGTTGCCGCTGCTGTTCGGGATTGCAGCGCTGCTGGATCTGATTGGCTTGGCCTCAGGCAGCAGCAGTGACTGGTGCATGTCCACGGCGTACTGGGCCTTGGCGCTGTCCTACGCCGTGTCGTGGTGTGGCGGGCGGCTGTCTGCGCTGCAGTTACGGCGCCATGCCCGGCGTGGTGTCACCGCGCCGGTGTGGGCGTTGCTGATCTGCGGCAGCGCCGCTTATCTACTCTCCAAAGGCGGTTTCTATTTTCTGTCCGGTCGCTATCCGCATGCCACTTTGGCCGAAGTTATTGCGCGCGTGCCGACGGATTACCCACGCGCGCTGGGTACCCTGACCGGTGACGTCGGCCTGGCCTTCGCGCGACTGGCCGCACGACGCGCCACCGGCACACGTTCATCCATTGGAGTACGCGCATGAGCACCCCCGAGCAAGATGAGGCGCATTACCGCGAACGTGCGCAGCGCAAGAAGGCACTGGTCGACCGGCGCATCGCCCGCGCAGTGATCGATCGCGGTGTGCTGCTGGTCAACACAGGCAATGGAAAGGGCAAGAGTTCCTCCGGCTTCGGCATGCTGGCGCGCTCACTGGGGCATGGCCTGTATTGCGGCGTGGTGCAATTCATCAAGGGCACGTTTTCGACCGGCGAAGAAGCGTTTTTCCGCCGTTTTCCGGACCTGCTTGATTATCACGTGATGGGCGAAGGCTTCACCTGGGAAACCCAGGACCGCGCGCTCGACATCGCTGCCGCACAGGCAGCCTGGCACGTTGCGCGCAGCATGCTCGCCGATGCGCGCTACGACTTCGTGCTGCTGGACGAACTCAACATCGTGCTGGTGAAAGACTACATCGCGCTGGATGAGGTGCTCTGCGCCGTAGCCGCGCGGCCACCGGGCCAGCATGTGGTGATCACCGGGCGCGGCGCCCCGGCAGGGTTGATCGAGGTGGCCGACACCGTGACCGAAATGCGCCTGATCAAGCATGCCTTCAACGCCGGCATCAAGGCGCAGCTCGGCATCGAGCTGTAGCCGTGGCCGAGCGCGCGCAACGCGTTGCAGCGCGATCGGCATGTTTGCCGGCATGCCCCTGGACTGCACGACATGTTGCTGGTGATTGCCGCTGCTGCCGTACTGTTGGACCTGCTGCTCGGCGCGCCGCGGCGCGCGCATCCGCTGGTGCTGTTCGGCAATTGGGCGCAGCGTATCGAAGCACGCGTGCACCGCGACTGTCGCAGCGTTGGCGTCCCGGCGCACGTATTGCAGCGCTTGCCGGAAGACGACGATGGCCTGGCCGAGTGCGCGGCCGCGTATTACGGCGCGCCGCAGGCATTGCCGGTGGCCGGCTCGCAGGCGGCGATTCAGGCATTGCCGTTGCTGCGCGCACTTGGCCGCGTCGGTGTGCTCACGCCCGGCTATGCCGAGCACGCGCAGGCATGGCAACGTGCCGCGTTGCGTGAAGCCAGCCTCGATCGTCTGGCCGATGCTCGTGCATACGCATCTGGACACCACCGCACTGACACCACTCATCAGCAGGGAACCGGCATGCAGCACCTGATTCTGGGCGGCGCCCGTTCGGGCAAGAGCGCTCTGGCCGAGCGCATCGCGCTAACCTCCGGGCTTGCAGTGACGTATCTCGCCACCGCGCAAGCCTTCGACGATGAAATGCAGCGGCGCATTGCCCATCACCGCAGCCAACGCTCGCCGCAGTGGCAATGCGTGGAAGAGCCCATCGCGCTGGCGGCGACGTTGCAGGCGCATGCTGCGCCGGATTGCTGCGTGCTGGTGGATTGCCTCACCCTGTGGCTGAGCAATCTACTCGGCCACCCGGATGCAGGCGTGTTCGCGCGCGAGCGCGACGCGCTGCTGGCAACGCTGCCGCAGTTGCCGGGGCAGATTGTGCTGGTCAGCAACGAAGTGGGACAGGGCATCGTGCCGCTGGGCGAACTCACGCGTCGTTTTGTCAACGAAGCCGGCTGGCTGCATCAGGCATTGGCGCTACAGTGCGAGCGCGTGGTGTTTGTGGTGGCAGGATTACCGATGGTGTTGAAGGGAGAGTACATGTGAGTAACGATTGGATCTTTGGTGCCTGCGCCGTGCCGGACGCGCGCATGCGCTCTGCTGCGTTGGCCCGGCAGGAACAACTGACCAAACCGCCGGGCGCATTGGGCCGGCTGGAACAACTGGCCGTGCAACTGGCGGCCTGGCAACGTACCGAACATCCTGCGGTGCAGCGGGTCTGGATTGCGGTGTATGCCGCCGATCATGGTGTGGCGGCCGAAGGCGTGTCGGCATTTCCGCAGGCAGTCACCGGCGAGATGGTGCGCAATTTCGCGCGCGGCGGTGCGGCTATTGCGGTCCTGGCGCGCGAGCTGGGTGCGCGGCTGGAAGTGGTGAATCTGGGGGTTGTCAACGACCCCGGTGACTTGTCGCGCGTGCGGCGTGCCTGGATTGCGCCGTCCACCGCCAATATCTGCGAGCAGCCCGCGATGACGGCCACGCAACTGCGCGATGCGCTCGCCGCTGGTGCCCACAGCATTGCGCAGGCCAAGGGTTGCGACACGCAGCTGTTTGTCGGCGGCGAAATGGGCATTGGCAACACCACCGCCGCTGCAGCGCTGGGCTGCGCGTTGCTCTCGCAGTTTCCGCAGGCGCTGGCTGGCGCAGGCACCGGCCTGGATGCCGAAGGCATCGCGCACAAGGTCACCGTGATCACGCGTGCGCTGGCCTTACATGCCGATGCCTCCACCCCGCTGGAGCGTCTGCGCCGGCTCGGCGGATTCGAAATCGCGGCATTGGTCGGCGCGTATATCGCTGCGGCGCAGGCGGGCATTCCGGTGTTGGTGGATGGCTTCATCGCCACCGCCGCGGCATTGGTGGCCAGCCGCCTGAACCCCGGCGTGCGCGAGTGGTTGTTGTTCGGGCACCGTTCGCAGGAGCGCGGGCATGCGGCACTGCTGCGTGCGCTGGATGCAGAGCCCTTGCTGCAACTGGACCTGCGGCTGGGAGAAGCCAGCGGCGCCGCGGTGGCGATTCCGTTGCTGCGCAGCGCCTGCGCGTTGCATAACGGCATGGCGACCTTCGCCGAAGCCGGAGTGTCGGACGCATGAGAGCACAGATCACCTTGTTGCGGCATGGCGACACCGGGCAACGCAGCTATCGCGGTCAGCTCGACGA encodes:
- the cobO gene encoding cob(I)yrinic acid a,c-diamide adenosyltransferase gives rise to the protein MSTPEQDEAHYRERAQRKKALVDRRIARAVIDRGVLLVNTGNGKGKSSSGFGMLARSLGHGLYCGVVQFIKGTFSTGEEAFFRRFPDLLDYHVMGEGFTWETQDRALDIAAAQAAWHVARSMLADARYDFVLLDELNIVLVKDYIALDEVLCAVAARPPGQHVVITGRGAPAGLIEVADTVTEMRLIKHAFNAGIKAQLGIEL
- the cobU gene encoding bifunctional adenosylcobinamide kinase/adenosylcobinamide-phosphate guanylyltransferase, producing MQHLILGGARSGKSALAERIALTSGLAVTYLATAQAFDDEMQRRIAHHRSQRSPQWQCVEEPIALAATLQAHAAPDCCVLVDCLTLWLSNLLGHPDAGVFARERDALLATLPQLPGQIVLVSNEVGQGIVPLGELTRRFVNEAGWLHQALALQCERVVFVVAGLPMVLKGEYM
- the cobT gene encoding nicotinate-nucleotide--dimethylbenzimidazole phosphoribosyltransferase; protein product: MSNDWIFGACAVPDARMRSAALARQEQLTKPPGALGRLEQLAVQLAAWQRTEHPAVQRVWIAVYAADHGVAAEGVSAFPQAVTGEMVRNFARGGAAIAVLARELGARLEVVNLGVVNDPGDLSRVRRAWIAPSTANICEQPAMTATQLRDALAAGAHSIAQAKGCDTQLFVGGEMGIGNTTAAAALGCALLSQFPQALAGAGTGLDAEGIAHKVTVITRALALHADASTPLERLRRLGGFEIAALVGAYIAAAQAGIPVLVDGFIATAAALVASRLNPGVREWLLFGHRSQERGHAALLRALDAEPLLQLDLRLGEASGAAVAIPLLRSACALHNGMATFAEAGVSDA